The Polyangium mundeleinium genome contains the following window.
AGCTCGGCCATCGCGAGCTTGCCCCAGCGCGCGTGCATCTCCGCGATCCCCGCGACCTCGCCGGGCACGCCCGTCATCACGCCGCGTTGGTCCTCGGGCACTGGCCGCTTCGCGAGCTCCGTCGGCACGAGGTCCTTCGGCGCGGTCTCCCGGAAATCGAGGATCCGGATCTCCTTCGTCTTCGCGTCGTACACCGTCGCGAACCCGCCTCCGCCGAGCCCGCTCGACACCGGATGCACGACGCCGATCGCCAGCGCGCCCGCGATCGCCGCATCCACCGCACTCCCGCCGCGTGCGAGCACATCCATCGCGATCGCCGACGCCGTCGCGTTCTCCGTCGCCACGGCGTACTTGTGCTTCGTCGGCGCGGCGGGCGCGGGCGCCTGCGCCGTTCCTTGGGGGATCAGGTTCGCGGGTGGCGCGGCGGGCGTGGGCGCGGCGGGCGGCGGGGCCTTTGCCGTGGTCTCGTCCGGCGAGCGCGCGGCCGGCGCGCTGCAGCCTGATCCGGGCAAGGCGACCAGCAGCGCGAGGGCGGCGGCAAACGATGCCGTCGAGAGGGCACGGAGAGTTCGCATGGCACAGCTCCATCTGCGCGGGTGCCCCGCGCGTGCGCTAGGATGCCCCGGCCGCGCCGCGGGGATCAACCGTGGCCGGAGAAAGCACTCGATCCCCGCCGGGAGAGCCAAACCATGCGCTTCGTGTTCGTGATGGACCCCCTGACCCGCGTGACGCACGACAAGGACACCACCTTCGCGTTCATCCGCGCGGCGCAGGCGCGTGGTCATCAGAGCTTCCACTGCTTGCCGCAGGACCTCTACGTCTCGCAGGGTTTTCCGTTCGTCACGGCGCACCGTGTCGAGATTCTCCCCGATCCGCCTTACATCACGCTCCGTCGGGACGAAGGCGCGCAACGCCTGCCGCTGCACGACGTCGAGGCCATCTTCATCCGCAAGGATCCGCCCTTCGACCAGGCCTACCTCTACGCGACGCTCATGCTCGAGCCCGCGCGCGGCAAGACGCTCATCATCAACGACCCGCGTGGCCTGCGTGACGCCAACGAAAAGCTCTACGCGCTCGGCTTCTCCGAGTGGACGCCGAAGACGCTCGTCACGGCCGATCGCGACATGATCCACGACTTCGTCCGTGATGTCGGCGGAAAAGCCGTCATCAAGCCGCTCGACGGCGCCGGCGGCTGGGGCGTCATGATGCTCCGCTCGGACGACAAGAACGCCCGCGCCATCGCCGACATGCTCACGGGCGAGGGCCGGCAGCTCGCCATGGTGCAGGAGTTCCTCCCGGCTGTGTCCCAGGGCGACAAACGTATCCTCCTGCTCGACGGCGAGCCCCTCGGCGCGATCCTCCGCGTCCCGCGCGGCGACGAGATCCGATCGAACATCCACGTCGGCGGCAGCGTCG
Protein-coding sequences here:
- the gshB gene encoding glutathione synthase: MRFVFVMDPLTRVTHDKDTTFAFIRAAQARGHQSFHCLPQDLYVSQGFPFVTAHRVEILPDPPYITLRRDEGAQRLPLHDVEAIFIRKDPPFDQAYLYATLMLEPARGKTLIINDPRGLRDANEKLYALGFSEWTPKTLVTADRDMIHDFVRDVGGKAVIKPLDGAGGWGVMMLRSDDKNARAIADMLTGEGRQLAMVQEFLPAVSQGDKRILLLDGEPLGAILRVPRGDEIRSNIHVGGSVVPTDLTPRERELVRSVGARLKADGLYFVGLDVIGEHLTEVNVTSPTGIQELSRFTGQDQSARVIEWAEKNAHSR